The Bacteroidota bacterium nucleotide sequence CCAACCTACAGTAACTCCTGCATAAGGTACAAAAGCAATTTTTTTTACTTTATCGCCAAAAAAATCTTTAAGGTCTTTAAGGGCATATTCCAAATAACCAAGTCCGGGAATTGTTGAATTACTTAATAATAATAATCTCATAATTTTATTTTTAAAATTTAAATTTGGGCAAAATTAACTTAAAAAAGATAATAAAAAAAATCCACATACTTGAAATATGCGGATTTTGGAATTTTGTTTTATAAATATTGAATGATTATTACTCCGGAGAAATTGCTTCTACAGGGCAAACATCTGCACATGCACCACAATCAGTACATACTTCTGCATCAATTACATAAGGTTCGCCTTCAGTTATTGCCTCTACAGGGCATTCATCAATACAAGCACCACATGCGGTACAATCGTCACTTATTACGTAAGCCATATTATTTTAATTTTAAAGTTGTTAAACAATTAATTTGATTCGGCAAATATAATAGTAATAAATTTGAATATTCAAAAAAATTGTGAATTCCTAAAAAAATAAATCCCTCTCAAAAATTAGAGAGGGAACAAGGGTGAGTTAATTCTTAACTACCTTCTCCACAAAAACCCCATCTCCATCCTTAATCTTTACAAAATATACCCCTTTATCAAAATCCTTAATATCAATTACGGTTTCTTTTTTGGAAAGTTGTTGTTTTTATTTAATAATTTTTCAGTGTCAGGATAATCTGATATCATACAATAACCAATATTTTTTGTTCCAAAAATTAGGTTGGATTGGTTGTTCGGAATTTGGGTAGCACGAAAAATTCCTAAAAAATGCTAATAATTTCTTTGTTCTTTAACCAAAATTTAAATATTTGAGCAAAATTGTAAATTTATGTATTTGATAATTTCCTACTTTTGCAAATAATTAAAAATTAAAAAATATGAGCGTATTAGTAAATAAAGATTCAAAAATTGTAGTTCAAGGTTTTACAGGAAGTGAAGGTTCTTTTCATTCTACACAAATGATAGAATATGGAACTAATGTAGTAGCAGGAGTTA carries:
- a CDS encoding 4Fe-4S binding protein — encoded protein: MAYVISDDCTACGACIDECPVEAITEGEPYVIDAEVCTDCGACADVCPVEAISPE